The Thermodesulfobacterium sp. TA1 sequence ATGTTAACGTCCTGGTCCTTACCAAAAAACTTAAACAAAAGGTCAAAAATCAACCAATAAGCTCTGTTTCTGTAAGGATGTTTGATTAATAAAGAAAGATTGGCTAAAAAGAAACTTCTTAGTTCTTCTAAAACAAGAGCACTGTTTTTATAAGGGTGAAAGCTTTCTTTTAAAAGATGTTCTATTTGCTGCCTAAGTCCCGGAAATTTCGCATAAATTTCTAAAAAAACATTATATTTAGGTTCATATTGGACGTCTTCTACGAAAGTATAGGCTAAGTTGGCTAATAGAGCTTTAGACGTAAACTTTTCCATCATTTTATCATGATTTCAAAGGGTTTTAGTCATTACTAAAGCGTCTGTATTTTGATAGTATCCTTTCCTAAGATAAACCTCTTGAAAACCCATTTTTTGATATAGTTTAAGTGCAGGTTGATTGTCTACCCTTAATTCTAAATGGATTTTTTTTAGCCCATTAGTTTTTAAATATCTCAAAAACTCATTTAAAAGAAAGGTTCCTAACCCCTTTTTTTGATGCTCTTTTTTTATACCTATTCTTAAAATTTCTGCCTCATCTAAAATTTGTCTAAAAATAAGATAACCGAGCTTTTCTTCTTGATGTTTAAGGATCCAGATTTTAGAAAAGGGGTTTTTAAACTCAGCCCAAAGAGTTTGGTAATCCCAAGGTTCTTCAAAAAGCTCTTTTTCTAACCAAGCTATAAATTTAAGGTCTTCTTCTTGTTGTAACTCCTCTATCTTACTCATCTTTATTTATGTCTCTGTGAGATACAATAATTTCTACATCCGATGAAAAATTCTTTAATTCATCTTTTAAATGGTCTATCAAAGCTACGGAACGGTGCCTTCCACCTGTACAGCCTATGGCTAAACTAAGATAGCGTTTGTTGCTGTTAGAATAAACAGGGATTAACCAGTTTAAAAAATTTTTTAAATAATCTAAAAATTGTTGGGTAACCTCAGATTTTAACAAATATTCTTTAATGAGTCGATTTTCTCCGGTAAGAGGTTTTAGTTCAGGGTCAAAATAAGGGTTAGGAAGCATCCTCGCATCAAATACGTAGTCTGCTTCAGGTGGAAGCCCATATTTATATCCAAAAGAA is a genomic window containing:
- the rimI gene encoding ribosomal protein S18-alanine N-acetyltransferase, which translates into the protein MSKIEELQQEEDLKFIAWLEKELFEEPWDYQTLWAEFKNPFSKIWILKHQEEKLGYLIFRQILDEAEILRIGIKKEHQKKGLGTFLLNEFLRYLKTNGLKKIHLELRVDNQPALKLYQKMGFQEVYLRKGYYQNTDALVMTKTL